CAAACCCATTACCCGGCCTGCCGTGCCGATGACCCATATATCCTCTTGCGGAATCTCTTCGCTCAGGGCCCGTTCGGGCTCCCCCCGCAGCACCTGGGCCCTCCAGGCCACCCCCAGCCGGCGGGCGGCCTGCTCGAGGGCGGCCTGGGCCTGGGCCGCCAGGGCCTGGAGCTGGGCCTCCAGGCGCACCTCCTCCAGGGCCTTCCCCCAGGGGCTGACCTGCCTGGCCACCGGCAGGTCGGCCCAGCGCAACAGGCGGGGGTCTTCCAGGAACAGCCCCAGCACCTCGGCCCCCAGCCGGGCCGCCAGCTCCACTGCGGCGGCGATGCTCTCTTCGTCGCGGGCGGCTACGTCCAGGGCCAGAATGACCCGGCGGCTCTTGCTCATGGGTTCCCTCCTGCGGGCGGGGCGGCAAAGGCCCGCACCTGCTCGGCAAAGGCCATCAGCTGGGCCTCCACTCTGGCATTCAGGCTGCCCTCGGGGAAGCGCCCGTCGGCGCCCCGCTCTCCGGCCTCGAGGCCGGTCAGAATGCTCAGGGCCTCGTCCACCGAGTCCACCGCCCAGACCCGGAACTGCCCCCTGGCCACCGCCTCCACCACCTCCGGGCGCAGCATCAGGTGCTGGACGTTCGCGCGGGGGATGATTACCCCCTGCTCACCGTTCAGGCCTGCATCGCGGCAGACCTCGAAGAAGCCCTCGATCTTCTCGTTGACCCCGCCGATGGGCTGGGCCTGGCCGTGCTGGTTGACCGAGCCGGTGATGGCGATGCCCTGGCGGATGGGAACCTGGGCCAGGGCCGAGAGAATCGCGCACAGCTCGGCCATGGAGGCGCTATCCCCCTCCACCCCACTGTAGGACTGCTCGAACACCAGGCTGGCCGAGAGCGAGAGGGGCCGCTCGCGGGCGTAGCGCTCGCCCAGGAACCCGGCCAGAATCAGCACCCCCTTGGAGTGCAGGGGGCCGCCCAGCTCCACCTCGCGTTCGATGTCCACCACCTCGCCCTTGCCCAGCCGCACCCGGGCGGTAATGCGGGTGGGGTGGCCAAAGCTGTAGCCCCCCAGGTTCAGCACCGAGAGGCCGTTGATCTGCCCCACCCGGGCCCCGCTGGTGTCCACCAGCAGGGTGCCGCGCCGCACCGCCTCCTGCAAGCGCTCCTGGACGCGGCTGGCCCGGTAGATCTGCTGGGCGATGGCCTGCTCGATGTCCTGGGCGGTTATGACCTCGTGCTGGGCCTGGGCCGCCCAGTGGTCGGCCTCGCGCAACAGGTCAAGGAGGGCCTCGAGGGCCGCCGAAACCTTGTGGGCATCGGCAGCCAGGCGCGAACCGTGTTCAATCACCCGCGCCACCGCCTCCTTGTCCAGGGGCCGTAGCTGTTCGCGCTGGGCCAGCGAAGCAATCAGGCGGGCATAGGCCTGCTCCCCTTCCGGGGTGCGCTCCAGGGCCTCCTCGAAGTCAGCGGCCACCTTAAAGAGCTCCAGGAAGTCCGGGTCGTAGGCCGAAAGCAGGTAGTACAGCAGCCGATCCCCCAGCAGAATCACCTTAACCCGCAGGGGAATGGGGGCGGGTTGCAGGGTCACGGTGCTGCTGAGGCCCAGCACGTCGCTTACCGAGCGAATCTGAATCTCTTTGGCCCGCAAAGCCCGTTTGAGCTCCTCCCAGGCATACGGCTGCAACAGCACCCGCCGGGCGTCCAGAATCAGGTAGCCCCCGTTGGCCCGGTGCAGCGCCCCAGGGCGTATCAGGGTAAAGTCGGTGACCAGGTTGCCGAGCTGGGCCCGGT
The DNA window shown above is from Meiothermus sp. CFH 77666 and carries:
- a CDS encoding ATP-binding protein, yielding MPEPQALQANLLPVASLRKTCDASQFDFRTTAELKPLLEFPGQTRAIQAVQFGLKMPHEGYNLFALGPMGVGKQSLVRHFTQAQAQQEPPAPDWVYVHNFLEPHKPQALRLPAGRGAELKERMERLVEELRVAIPAAFESEDYRTRRQIIDEEFKQKQQASFDALQAEANQQGIAIIRTPMGMGLAPVREREIITPEAFEQLPEEEQKRIQEAMEALHQKLQAILQQAPQWESERRQKIRELNREVTRHAIAHLLNGVREPYHDLAEVQSYLEVVEQDLIENAGQFLANPSESENPLEAALGKMLADSRSFDRYRVNLLVDNAGSQGAPVVEEDHPALSNLLGRIEYRAQLGNLVTDFTLIRPGALHRANGGYLILDARRVLLQPYAWEELKRALRAKEIQIRSVSDVLGLSSTVTLQPAPIPLRVKVILLGDRLLYYLLSAYDPDFLELFKVAADFEEALERTPEGEQAYARLIASLAQREQLRPLDKEAVARVIEHGSRLAADAHKVSAALEALLDLLREADHWAAQAQHEVITAQDIEQAIAQQIYRASRVQERLQEAVRRGTLLVDTSGARVGQINGLSVLNLGGYSFGHPTRITARVRLGKGEVVDIEREVELGGPLHSKGVLILAGFLGERYARERPLSLSASLVFEQSYSGVEGDSASMAELCAILSALAQVPIRQGIAITGSVNQHGQAQPIGGVNEKIEGFFEVCRDAGLNGEQGVIIPRANVQHLMLRPEVVEAVARGQFRVWAVDSVDEALSILTGLEAGERGADGRFPEGSLNARVEAQLMAFAEQVRAFAAPPAGGNP